Sequence from the Marinobacter antarcticus genome:
AGTGGTGATTCAGGCAGTCGGGACTATCGCATTCTGGAAAGTGATGGGCCAGCGGTGCAGTCTGTCCCTGATTCTCGCACTAACACAGCGCCCGAGCCCGAGGTAGCCGAGCCGGCAAAAGCGGCGCCAGCACCTTCCGCAAGCTTGCCAGAAAAGGCAGAGCCGACGAGTGCAGAGTTCACTCGTTCTCTGGAAGGCGCCTGGGTTGTTCAGCTAGGCAGTTTTGGCAACGGCGATAATGCTCGCCGCCTTCGGGACAAAGTGCGCGAAAAAGGTTACAACTCTCATCTTCAGGAGGTCGTTCGGGGTGATGCCACCCTGACACGGGTTTTCAGTGGTCCTTTTGCTGAAAAAGCCGAGGCTGAGTCTGCAAAACTAGAACTGGACGAGGCTTTCAGCCTGAACAGCCTTGTCACATCCGGCGACAAATAACCTGTTCAATCCGCTTTATATTGCTCCGGCGGTTTGGCGAACCGACGTTTCCTGATAGAATTCGCGCTTCCTTTTCTCCACCGGGATTTCCATGGAAGCGCTGATCTGGATTGACTGGGTCATCATCGCCCTGATTACAGTTTCCACTCTCATCAGTCTGAAACGGGGCTTCGTGAAAGAAGCGCTGTCTCTTGTGACGTGGGTGGGCGCATTCATACTTGCGCGAACCTTTCATCCCCAGATGCAAGCCCTACTTGAGAGCACGGTTGAAACGCCGCTTGCACGCCTTATTGCAGCGTTTGCCATTCTCTTTTTCGGAACGCTCATTGTCGGTGCCATAATCAACAACATGATCGGACACCTCGTCCGTGCTACCGGACTCTCTGCTACGGACAGAGTGCTGGGCATGGGGTTTGGCCTGCTACGCGGGATTGTTGTTGTTATTGTCGCGATCGCATTTATTCGTTACACCCCTCTGGCTCAGGACACCTGGTGGAGGACCTCCGTCATGATAGACCGCCTTGGAGTGGTTGAAGACTGGTCCAGGCGAACGTTTGGTGACGAGTTCGCCCGTTTCCTGGAACCGGAATCTCAGCAGGTCGTGGAACCCACGTCCGCATCCCGCTAACATTCAGAATTAACACTCGGAGATCACCTTATCCATGTGTGGCATTGTCGGCATCGTCAGTACTTCTCACGTAAATCAGTCGCTCTATGATGCGCTGACCGTACTTCAGCACCGGGGCCAGGATGCGGCGGGGATTGTTACCTTTCAGGATGAGCGCTTTTATCTGCGTAAGGATAATGGGCTGGTTCGCGACGTATTTCATACACGGCACATGCATCGACTGGTAGGCAATGTCGGTATAGGCCACGTGCGCTACCCGACTGCAGGCAGCTCCAGTTCCGCGGAGTCGCAACCATTCTATGTGAATAGCCCATACGGCATTACACTCGCCCACAATGGCAACCTGACCAACGCCGACGAACTCAGCCGGGACCTGTTCCGCACAGATCTTCGCCATATCAATACCAATTCGGATTCAGAAGTGCTGCTGAATGTTTTTGCGCATGAGCTGCAAAAGCTGCGCAAGCTTGATCCGACAAAGGAAGATGTTTTTTCAGCAGTCAGCGCGGTTCATCAGCGCTGCCGCGGTGCCTACGCGGTGATTGCCATGATTACCGGGTACGGAATCGTCGGCTTCCGGGATCCCAATGGCATTCGCCCGGTCTGTTATGGTGAACGTACGTCTGAGAGCGGCCGCAAGGAATACATGATTGCGTCTGAGAGCGTTGCCCTCAGCGCTGCCGGTTACACTCTGGTAAGGGATATCGCGCCAGGGGAGGCGGTTTACATCGAAACCGACGGCACTCTTTATACACAACAGTGCGCGCACAACCCCCGCTTGTACCCCTGTATTTTCGAGCATGTCTATTTTGCGCGGCCAGACTCCATTATTGACGGTGTTTCGGTATACAAAGCACGACTGCGGATGGGTGAGACTCTGGCAGACAAAATTTTACGGGAGTGCCCGGAGCACGATATTGATGTGGTTATGCCCATTCCTGATACCAGCCGGACATCGGCCTTGCAGATGGCGCATCGGTTGGGTGTGAAATTCCGTGAAGGCTTTATCAAAAACCGCTACATAGGTCGGACGTTTATCATGCCCGGCCAGACAATGCGTAAAAAGTCTGTGCGCCAGAAACTGAACCCGATTGATCTGGAGTTCCGCGGTAAAAATGTAATGCTGGTGGACGACTCTATTGTGCGGGGCACCACCTGTAAGGAGATTGTTCAGATGGCACGGGATGCCGGC
This genomic interval carries:
- a CDS encoding SPOR domain-containing protein; the encoded protein is MDGLKQRIIGALVLVSLAVIFVPMVFDEPHSERTSTSINIPEEPPFPEVAAPESDIAPPPPYQQDDAASGDSGSRDYRILESDGPAVQSVPDSRTNTAPEPEVAEPAKAAPAPSASLPEKAEPTSAEFTRSLEGAWVVQLGSFGNGDNARRLRDKVREKGYNSHLQEVVRGDATLTRVFSGPFAEKAEAESAKLELDEAFSLNSLVTSGDK
- a CDS encoding CvpA family protein; translation: MEALIWIDWVIIALITVSTLISLKRGFVKEALSLVTWVGAFILARTFHPQMQALLESTVETPLARLIAAFAILFFGTLIVGAIINNMIGHLVRATGLSATDRVLGMGFGLLRGIVVVIVAIAFIRYTPLAQDTWWRTSVMIDRLGVVEDWSRRTFGDEFARFLEPESQQVVEPTSASR
- the purF gene encoding amidophosphoribosyltransferase: MCGIVGIVSTSHVNQSLYDALTVLQHRGQDAAGIVTFQDERFYLRKDNGLVRDVFHTRHMHRLVGNVGIGHVRYPTAGSSSSAESQPFYVNSPYGITLAHNGNLTNADELSRDLFRTDLRHINTNSDSEVLLNVFAHELQKLRKLDPTKEDVFSAVSAVHQRCRGAYAVIAMITGYGIVGFRDPNGIRPVCYGERTSESGRKEYMIASESVALSAAGYTLVRDIAPGEAVYIETDGTLYTQQCAHNPRLYPCIFEHVYFARPDSIIDGVSVYKARLRMGETLADKILRECPEHDIDVVMPIPDTSRTSALQMAHRLGVKFREGFIKNRYIGRTFIMPGQTMRKKSVRQKLNPIDLEFRGKNVMLVDDSIVRGTTCKEIVQMARDAGARKVYFASAAPPVRYPNVYGIDMPSASELIAHDKTVEEIRELIGADWLLYQDLEDLVTCVSDVNDSIDGWECSVFTGNYVTGDIDAAYLNRLDEARNDITRSGDVDTGSTDNGIIDLYNDED